GCTGGCGATCGGCGAGAAGATGCTGGATTTCGGTCTGCTGAAGTCGCTCGTCCGAACCGAGACCCTGCCGCCCGAAGACGTGTGGTTCGCCGGTGAGCCGGTCGCGTACTACTACGGCGGCCACCTCGTCGCGGCGATTCTCACCCGCATCACCGGCACCGCGGGGCGGTTCGCCTACAACCTCTCGCTGGCGGGTTTCTACGCGATGCTCGTGACCGCGGTGTACGGCGTCGCCGGCAACGTCGCGGCCGACCGCTCGATCCCGCGTCGGCTGGCCGGCCTCCTGAGCGTCTTCGCGGTCGGGCTCGCGAGCAACCTCACGACGCCGGTGCGAGTGGTGCTCGCACTCCTGCCCGACGGCCCGTCCGCGTGGCTCGCTGGCGTCGTCGGGATCGAACGGGACGGTCTGGCAGACGGGCTCGGTCAGTTCTACTACTTCGACGCGAGCCGCGTCATCACCGACTACCGGAGCGATTTCGCGTTCCAGTTCGGCGACGCCGAACCGGGTGCGACCGCGCCGACGATCAACGAGTTCCCCTTCTTCTCGTGGTTCAACGGCGACCTGCACGCCCACATGATGAGTACCGCGTTCCTCGTCTTCGCCGCGGCGGTCTGTCTGGCCTACTACCGGACGCCCGCCCGGGAGGTGGCGCGCCGTCGGCTGCTCGTGGTCGGCGTCCTCCCACCGGTCGCTGGACTGCTGGCGGTCACGAACACCTGGTCGTTCCCGACGCCGGCCGGGCTGGCGCTGCTGACGGTCGTCCTCGCACCGGCCGACGCACGGTCACTGCTGCCCGAACCGCTCGCCGACCGGTTCCCCGAAACTGCCGTCTGGCGGGAGGGGTCGCGCCTCGCCGTCAGCCTGGGCGTCGCCGTCGCCGTCGTCGCGCTTGGCTTGCTCTGGTCGCTGCCGTTCTGGCTCGGGCCGGCAAGCGGGCGCGGGATCGCCGTCCTGCCGGACCGATCCTCGCTGACGGAACTGCTGCTCGTCCACGGGCTCTTTCTGGTCACCTTCCTCGCGTACCTCGCGGCGCGGGGCCGCCAGCGCTTCGGCGAGCGGGCGACCACCGCGACGGTCGGCTCCGCCGTCGTGATCGGCGGCTTCGCGATCCTCGATCTCGCCGCCCTCGGCCTGTTCGTCCCGTTAGTTGGCGCGTGCTGGGCCCTCGCGCGACGGCCCGGAACGTCTCCGAGCACCGCCGCACCCGCTGGCGACACGGACCGCGCACGCTCGGACGGCGGCGCGGCCAGTGCCGGGTTCGAGACGGTGCTGATCGTCGCCGGCATCGGACTCGTGACGCTGATCGAGTTCGTCTACCTCAAAGAGCCGACCGGACGGATGAACACGGTGTTCAAGGTGTCGATGCAGGTGTGGGTGCTGTGGAGTCTCGCCCTCGGGCCGGCGCTGGCGTGGGTGTTCACGAACCGAGCTACCGTCCCAGCGGACACACTCGGTCGGGCCCGATCGGCGCTGCCCCGCGTCGCCCTCGCCGTCCTCGTCGTCGGTGCCGGGCTGTACGCGCCGCTGGCGGCGACGACCGCGTTCGACGGCTCGGACCCGACGCTGGACGGACTCGCCTACCTCGACTCGGAGTACCCAGAGGAGGCCGCGGCGATCCACTGGCTCGACGACCGCTCCGGTCGACCGGTCCTCGTCACGGCGGCACCGGGCGGGTACACCTGGGACGCCTCGGACGGCGAGGGATCGAGTGCGCCGGCCAGTCTGACCGGACTCCCGACCGTCCTCGGGTGGTTCCACGAGGCACAGTACCGCGGAGACGAGCCCTACCAGGAGCGACTGACAGACGTGCGTACGATCTACACCGGCGAGCCCGAAGAGCAGGCCGCGCTGCTCGAACGCTACGACGTGCGATACGTCTACGTCGGCCCGGTCGAGCGGGCCACCTACGACCAGATCACCGTCGGCGCGGTGGCGAGCGTCGAGCCGATCGAGGAGTTCGACGGTGTGACGATCTACCGGGTCACAGACGACAGTGACGAAGAGCCGTCCTAGCCCGCCGCAAACGCGTGTGCCTCGTGACCGACGGTCCCAGTGGCGGGCCGCGAGAGCCACATACTGCCGGCTGTCCGTCTGTCACGGATTTCGCGACCCTGAAGGTCGCGAATAGCTCGAAACAGTGACAGCCGGCAGTATCAGCCACCGGGACCCAGCGCTGCGATGTCGGCCCCGACCGTCGCGAGCGCGTCGGCGGGGTTCGGATCGCTGTCCGCGAGGTGTCGCCAGTCGTCGTCCGGTGCCCGTTCGAGCAGCGCGACGACGGCCGCGCGGTACTCGCGGAACTGGGCACCGGGATCTGCCCGCTCCTCCCAGACGCTCCGGATGACCGTCCGCGAGTCGATCCTGACCTCGATCCGTGCGGGCTCGAACTGCGCCAGCAGGCGCGCCAGCCCGAGCGCGAGCGCGGCGTACTCGGCGGTGTTGTTGTCCGTCCGCGAGCCGACCGGCCGCGCGAGACGGAGCAGCGACTCGCCGGCCTCGTCCTGCACGACGGCCCCAGCGCCCGCCGGCCCCGGATTCCCGCGGGAGCTGCCGTCGACGTAGAGAATCGCCGTCTCGCCGGCCAGATCGCGGTCGCTCCGTGTCTCGTGGTCGTCGGCCGCCAGCACGTGCTCGATCGCCGCCCGCAACTCCGCCGGCTCGGTTCCGGGCTCGAACAGTCCGCCGATGCCGGGGACCGCGGCGTCGATCGCGTCGATCGCTGCCGACACCTCGTAGTCGTACGCGGCCAGGACGCGCTCGACGCGCTCGGCCAGCGGTGACAGCGACTCCGACGGGAGATCGCGGGCCGTCGTCACCGTGACCACCGCCACTGTCGTCGCGACCGTTCCATACGCGGCGTCGGAGCTGTAGC
Above is a genomic segment from Halomicrobium sp. LC1Hm containing:
- a CDS encoding DUF2298 domain-containing protein, coding for MEYGLVALWLALYLALLVAGSVVTSWLFPRFEDGGSGVAVVLSIAVVWFVTFFVGRLSMTAGIWLGVAVLVGLVALAGSRGVDLDLGRIGESCLVFTGAFLFLVGMRVFAVPLGASDPVIAPLPLAIGEKMLDFGLLKSLVRTETLPPEDVWFAGEPVAYYYGGHLVAAILTRITGTAGRFAYNLSLAGFYAMLVTAVYGVAGNVAADRSIPRRLAGLLSVFAVGLASNLTTPVRVVLALLPDGPSAWLAGVVGIERDGLADGLGQFYYFDASRVITDYRSDFAFQFGDAEPGATAPTINEFPFFSWFNGDLHAHMMSTAFLVFAAAVCLAYYRTPAREVARRRLLVVGVLPPVAGLLAVTNTWSFPTPAGLALLTVVLAPADARSLLPEPLADRFPETAVWREGSRLAVSLGVAVAVVALGLLWSLPFWLGPASGRGIAVLPDRSSLTELLLVHGLFLVTFLAYLAARGRQRFGERATTATVGSAVVIGGFAILDLAALGLFVPLVGACWALARRPGTSPSTAAPAGDTDRARSDGGAASAGFETVLIVAGIGLVTLIEFVYLKEPTGRMNTVFKVSMQVWVLWSLALGPALAWVFTNRATVPADTLGRARSALPRVALAVLVVGAGLYAPLAATTAFDGSDPTLDGLAYLDSEYPEEAAAIHWLDDRSGRPVLVTAAPGGYTWDASDGEGSSAPASLTGLPTVLGWFHEAQYRGDEPYQERLTDVRTIYTGEPEEQAALLERYDVRYVYVGPVERATYDQITVGAVASVEPIEEFDGVTIYRVTDDSDEEPS
- a CDS encoding ribonuclease HI family protein encodes the protein MVTVTTARDLPSESLSPLAERVERVLAAYDYEVSAAIDAIDAAVPGIGGLFEPGTEPAELRAAIEHVLAADDHETRSDRDLAGETAILYVDGSSRGNPGPAGAGAVVQDEAGESLLRLARPVGSRTDNNTAEYAALALGLARLLAQFEPARIEVRIDSRTVIRSVWEERADPGAQFREYRAAVVALLERAPDDDWRHLADSDPNPADALATVGADIAALGPGG